A single Mustela lutreola isolate mMusLut2 chromosome X, mMusLut2.pri, whole genome shotgun sequence DNA region contains:
- the LOC131821006 gene encoding large ribosomal subunit protein uL11-like translates to METPSLHLVSIEQPYLLSEHLEKAKVQLSLTVPKPVHPTPATSILPPKFNPNKIKFIHLSCTHGEVCATSALAPKIVLLGLAPKKVGDDIFKATRNWKCLKITVKLTIQKRYAHIGMVTSAFYMIIKALKEPPRDRKMQKNIKYSGNVMFDGTVSIAQQMLHQSLAIELSGTIKGILGFAQVVGCNVDGCHPHDIIGDINSGAVECSAS, encoded by the exons ATGGAAACACCTTCCCTGCATTTGGTATCTATTGAACAGCCCTACCTTCTGTCAGAGCATTTAG AAAAGGCAAAGGTGCAACTGTCTTTAACTGTCCCCAAACCAGTTCATCCAACACCAGCCACCTCCATCCTGCCACCTAAGTTCAATCCCAACAAGATCAAATTCATACACCTGAGCTGTACCCATGGGGAAGTTTGTGCCACATCTGCCCTGGCTCCAAAGATTGTCCTGCTCGGTCTGGCTCCAAAAAAGGTTGGTGATGACATTTTCAAAGCAACCAGAAATTGGAAGTGTTTGAAGATTACAGTGAAACTGACCATTCAGAAAAGATATGCCCATATTGGAATGGTAACTTCTGCCTTTTACATGATTATCAAAGCCCTCAAGGAACCACCAAGAgacagaaaaatgcagaaaaacattaaGTACAGTGGAAATGTCATGTTTGATGGGACTGTCAGCATTGCCCAACAAATGTTGCACCAATCTTTAGCCATAGAACTCTCTGGAACTATTAAGGGGATCCTGGGGTTTGCTCAAGTTGTGGGCTGCAATGTTGATGGATGCCACCCTCATGACATCATAGGTGACATCAATAGTGGTGCAGTAGAATGCTCAGCTAGTTAA